The nucleotide sequence GCGGCTGGCCCGCGCGGTGCGGGCTCTGTGGTCCAGCACGGCGACGGAGCCGGAGGCGGACACCATGCGGCCGGTGGCCGCGGGCGCCGTCGGGCGGACCAGCTCGACCGGCTTGCCGTCGATCCAGAAGCCGGGTCCGAGCGGGAACGCGCGCCGCTTGCCGTGCCGGTCCTCCAGGATCACGCCGTGCTTGTCGACCTCGACGACGGCGCCGACGTACCCCGTCTGCACGTCCTCGACGACGAGTCCGGGCACGGCCGGCTCCGGCGTGCTGACCGGGCGCTTCGGGTGCGGCGAGTTCGTGAGGACGTCGCGGCCGTAGCGGTCGTTGAAGGGGCTCACGGGTCGTGACGCTAGCCGCTCGCCGGCCGCGGGGCGGGGAACGACACGTATCGGACATGGCAGGGAACCGCGCCAGGAATGGCAGGGGCCCCGCCGGTATCCGGCGGGGCCCCAGTCTTGGGTCGGCGTGGGTGTGCCGGTCAGTGGATCATGGCCGGCGCGGCCTCACCCTCGCCGTCGAGCTCGTCGAACGCCGCCTGCTCGCTGTCAGGGCTGGCGTTGACCGCGGCGAACGCGATGGCCGCGGCCGCCACGAGGATGCCCACGGCCCACCAGATGGCGGTCGTGTAGCCGTCGACCATGCCCTCGAGCTGCACCAGCTCCGGCGACGTCGCGCCGCCGATGTTCGCACTGATGTAGGCCGTGGTGGCGCTGGCCGCGATGGTGTTCAGCAGCGCCGTGCCGATGGCGCCGCCGACCTGCTGCGACGTGTTGATCATCGCCGAGGCGATGCCCGCGTCGCGCGGCTCGACGCCATAGGTCGACAGGCTCATGGCCGGCATGAACGTGGTGCCGAGGCCGATACCCAGCAGGATCTGCGCCGGCAACAGCAGCGCGACGTACGAGCTGTCGACCTCCATCTGGGTCAGCATCAGCATACCGACGGCGGCGAGCAGCAGGCCGGGCGTCATGAGGTAGCGCGCCGGCACGCGGGTCATCAGCCGGGTGCCGATCTGGGTGGAGCCGATGATCATGCCGGCGACCATCGGCAGGAACGCGACGCCACTGCGGATCGGGCTGTACCCCTTGACGGCCTGCATGTAGAACGTGAGGAACAGGAACAGGCCGAACATCGCGATGATGGCCAGACCGAGGGAGAGGTAGACACCGCCGCGGTTGCGCTCGAGGACGACCCGCAGTGGCAGCAGCGGCGCCTTCACCTTCCGCTCCACCAGGACGAACGCGACCAGCAGCACGGCGGTCAGGACGAACATCGCGACGGTCCCGGACTCGGTCCAGCTCTCGGACTCGGCGCGGGTGAAGCCGTAGACCAGCGCGACCAGGCCCAGCGTCCCCAGCAGCGTGCCGGGGATGTCGAGCGGCGAACGGTTCCGGGTGCCCTCGGGCTCCTGCACCTGAGCGAGAGTGCCGATGTAGGCGACCGCCGCGATGGGCAGGTTGACGAAGAACACCCAGCGCCAGTCGAGGTACTCGGTGAGCGCGCCACCGAGGATGAGGCCGAGGGCCGCACCACCACCGGCGATGGCACCGAAGATGCCGAACGCCTTGGCGCGTTCCTTGCCGTCGGTGAACATGACGGCCAGCAGTGAGAGCGCCGCGGGCGCCATCAGCGCGCCGAAGGCACCCTGCAGGGCGCGCGACGCGTACAGCAGGAGCTCGTTGACCGCCGCGCCGCCGAGAGCCGAGGCGCCGGCGAAGCCGATGAGGCCGACCAGGAACGTGTTCTTACGCCCCCACATGTCGGCGATGCGACCGCCGAGCAGCAACAGCCCGCCGAAGGCCAGGGCGTACGCCGTGATGGCCCACTGCCGGTTGGCGTCGGAGATGCCGAGGTCGGACTGGATGGACGGGAGCGCGATGTTCACGATCGTGCCGTCCACCACGATCATCAGCTGCGCGATGGAGATGAACGCGAGCGCTTTCCACCGCCTGGGATCAGGCAGATGTGTTTCAGGCATGACGAAGTCCAATCAAGGTGTGCGAGAAGTTGCTGATCGAGGGTCGGGACCGTCGTCGGCCCGGCTGCGAGCTATCGGGTTTCGAGCTCCTCGAACGTGACTGCGGTGCCGCTCAGCTCCGAGCGGGCAGGTGCACGCAGGCCGTCGAGGAAGATCTGGAGATGCCGGTGCATGAAGCGTTCGACGTGAACGCATGCGGTGCCGGCGACGGGACGGGTCAGCTGGGTGATCGCGACCATGAGATCACCGATGCCGACGTCGGGACGGAGCTGAGCGGACTCGCGCGCGTTGTCCATCAGCTCGGTGACCACCGCCTCCATGCGGAGCCGGGCCGCCACCACGTGCGGGTCGTTCTTGTCGAAGCCTTCGTACAGCAGCGAACACAGCGCCCCGACCCGCTCGTCGGCGGCGCGGTGCACGAAGCGCCGCAGCGCCTCGAACGCGTCGGTCTCTTCGGCCAGCGCCGATTCGGCCTGCTCGGTGATGCGCGCCAGCGAGTACGACGCGACGACATGGATGAGCTCGTGCCGGTCGGCGAAGTGCCGGTACAGCGTGGCGTTGCCCACGCCCGCCCGGTGTGCGATGGCGTCCAGCGGCACGGTGGGGCCTTGCTCGACGAACGCCTCACGGGCCGCGGCGATGATGCGCTCACGGTTGCGGGTGGCGTCGACGCGTGCCGGCTGTCCCCTGCGCTCGGCTGTCGCCATGCCGCCCATGATTCCCCTTTCGAGTCGTACCGACGAAACGGAGATCTTCTCCCCGTTTCCCGAACCGGGGACTGCATCCCCGGATCAGCCTGACGTAATCTCAAACGGGGAAGGCATCCCCACATATTTCCCGCGCCAGATGTGACCTGCATCACATCTGCCGATAGTGGCCCGCCGCGGTGGGCCGCAACCCGGATGTCCAGCACCTTCAACCTACGCGCCGCCACTGACAAAGTCGGCGCCCGCACGCGACGGTGCGACCCGCCCTGTCCCGTGACCTGCGAGGAAAGACGGAAGGGGCCGCAACCACGTAGAATTGGCACTTGCCAGGGTCGAGTGCCAAAGCGCGGCGGGAGGTGTGCTCGGTTGTCCGTCGATGATCGCAAGCTCGACGTCCTCAGGGCGATCGTCGAGGACTACGTCGCCACCCAGGAGCCGGTCGGGTCGAAGGCGCTGGTCGACCGGCACCACCTCGGTGTGTCGCCGGCCACCATCCGCAACGACATGGCCGCGCTCGAGGACGAGGGCTACATCGCCCAGCCGCACACCAGCGCCGGCCGGGTGCCCACCGACAAGGGCTACCGGCTGTTCGTCGACCGGTTGTCGACGGTGAAGCCGCTGTCCTCGCCGGAGCGGCGGGCCATCCAGACCTTCCTCGACGGCGCGGTCGACCTCGACGACGTCGTGTCGCGGACGGTGCGGCTGCTCGCGCAGCTGACCCGCCAGGCCGCCGTCGTGCAGTACCCGTCGCTGAGCCGGTCCACCGTGCGCCACGTCGAGCTGGTCATGCTGGCGCCGGCGCGGGTGCTGGTGGTGCTCATCACCGACACCGGCCGGGTCGAGCAGCGCGTCGTCGACCTCCCGTCCGACGCCGACGACGCCCTGGTGGGCGAGTTGCGGGCGCGTATCAACGCGCTCGTCGTCGGCCAGGACTTCGCCGCCGTCGAGGCTCAGGTCACCGAGCTCACCGAGCGGTTCGGCCCCGAGGACCGCGCCACCGTCGCCGCGGTCACGGCCACGCTGCTCAGCACGCTCATCGAGCGGCACGAAGAGCGGGTCGCCGTCGCCGGCACGGGCAACCTCGCGCGCTACGGCCAGGAGTTCGACCACGAGCTCGAGCCGCTGCTGTCGGCGCTCGAGGAGCACGTCGTGCTGCTCAGGCTGCTCGGCGAGGCCACCAGCCCCACCCCGGTCCGGGTCCGCATCGGCGCCGAGAACGCGCAGACCGGACTCTCGGCCACGTCCGTCGTCACCTCGGGCTACGGGCCGGGCGAACTCGCCCTGGCTAGCATGGGTGTGGTCGGGCCGACCCGCATGGACTACCCCGGCACCATCGCGGCGGTCGGCGCCGTTGCTCGATACGTCAGCAAGATTCTCGCGGCTCACTAGGGAAGACACAGGGTGCCCACCACCGACTACTACGAAGTCCTCGGCGTGCAGAAGAACGCTTCCAGCGAGGAGATCAAGAAGGCGTACCGCCGCCTCGCCCGCCAGCTGCACCCGGACGTCAACCCCGACCCGGCGACGCAGGAGCGGTTCAAGGAGGTCGTCACGGCCTACGAGGTCCTCAACGACCCCCGCAAGCGCGAGATGTACGACCTCGGCGCCGACCCGCTGGCCAGCGGCGGCGGCGCGGGCGGCAACTTCGGCGGCGCGTTCTCGTTCACCGACATCATGGACGCCTTCTTCGGCGGGACCAACGCGCGCGGCCCCCGCAGCCGGGTCCGCCGCGGCCAGGACGCCCTGGTGCAGCTGAAGGTCGAGCTGGCCGACGCCGTGTTCGGCGCCACCAAGGAGCTGCAGGTCGACACCGCCGTCGTGTGCGAGGTCTGCCACGGCGAGGGCACCGCGAAGGGCGCCACCCGGGTCACCTGCCCGACGTGTCAGGGGCAGGGCGAGGTCAGCCAGGTGCAGCGCTCGTTCCTCGGCCAGGTCATGACCACCCGCCCGTGCCCGGCCTGCCAGGGCTTCGGCACCGTGAACCCGAACCCGTGCGTCGAGTGCTCCGGCGACGGCCGGGTCCGCACCCGCCGCACGCTCACCATCAAGATCCCGGCGGGCGTCGACAACGGCACCCGCATCCAGCTGACCGGCCAGGGCGAGGTCGGCCCCGGCGGCGGCCCGGCCGGCGACCTCTACGTCGAGCTGGCCGTCACACCGCACCCGGTGTTCACCCGCAACGGCGACAACCTGCACTGCACGCTGCAGCTGCCGATGACCGCCGCCGCGCTCGGCACCAGCGTCGACCTCGAGACGTTCGACGGCCTGACGACGGTCGAGGTGCGGCCCGGCGCCCAGCACGGCGAGATCATCAAGCTCGGCGCCCGCGGCGTCCCCAAGCTGCGCGGCACCGGCCGCGGCGACCTGCTGATCCACGTCGAAGTGCAAACGCCGACGAAGATCGACGCCCGGCAGGAGGAGCTGCTGCGCGAGCTGGCCGGGCTGCGCGGCGAGGAACGGGTCGAGGGGCCGGGCGCCGCCGGCGGCCACGGCAACTTCTTCACCCGCATCCGCGACGCCTTCAAGGACGGGCTCAACTGACCGCTCCGGTGTTCCTCGCCGACGCCGCGGCGCTGCGCGCGTCGGACGTCGTGGTCCTCGACGGCGACGAGGGCCGGCACGCCGCGGTGGTGCGTCGCATCGCGCCCGGCGAGGCGGTCGAGCTCACCGACGGCGCCGGGCAGCTGGCCCGCTGCGTCGTCGTCGCCGCGTCGAAACAGGGCCTCACCTGCGAGGTCACCGAACGGGTCGACGTGCCCGAGCCGCGGCCGCGGGTGGTCGTCGCCCAGGCGATCCCCAAGGGCGACCGCGGCGAGACCGCCGTCGAGACGATGACCGAGGTCGGCGTCGACGAGATCCTCCCGTGGGCCGCGCAGCGGTGCGTGGTCCGGTGGACGGGGGAGCGCGGCGACAAGGCGCTGCGCCGCTGGCGGTCGACGGCGCGCGAGGCCGGCAAGCAGTCGCGGCGCGCCTGGCTGCCGGCCGTGGGCGACGCGATGCCGACGACGGCGCTCGCGGGCCGCGTGGAGGCCGCCGCGCTCGCCGTCGTGCTGCACGAGGAGGCCACCACGCCGCTCGGCGCCCTCGACCTCCCCGCCGACGGCGACATCCTGCTGATCGTCGGCCCCGAGGGCGGGGTGGCGCCGGACGAGCTGGACCGGCTGGCCGCCGCTGGCGCCGTCGTCGCCCGGCTCGGCCCGACCGTGCTGCGGACCTCGACCGCCGGCACCGTCGCCGCCGGCGTCGTGCTCGCGCGCACGCCGCGCTGGGCCTAGGCGGCTACTCGACGGTGAACGTGCGGCTGTCGCTCATCGGCGGGCGGCCCTCGCCGCCGGACACGTCCTCCTCGCTCATGACGATCTCGTAGCTGCCCGGTTCGAGGTCCAGCGCCATCGAGAACTCCGCGAACGTGCAGCACTCCGTCGTCGACGTGAACCCGCTGTCGACGACCTCGCCGTCGCGGCGCAGCTCCCACAGCACGTTGGCCTCGTTCACGGCGGCCTCGCCGTCGACGGTCACCGGGCTGCTCACGACCGCACCCTCGGCCGGGTTGTTGAGCTGCACCAGCTGCCGCACCTCGAGCTGGTCGGCCCGCGCCAAGGGTTCACTGGGGTCCTGGCCGCCGACCGTGATGCGGACCGGCAACGAGCCGTCCAGCTGAGCGGCCGCGGCCGCGGCCGTCGCCGTGTAGACCAGCTGCTGGGCGGCGAGATCGGCATCCTCGCCGACCGTCGGCGGTGCACTCAGGTCGACGTCGATGGCGCCGTCGCCGATCTCGGCCGTCGTCACCTCGACGCCAGGCTCCCACAGCGACGTGTAGTCGGGGTCGGCCGGCGGCGCCGTCAGCATCTCGTTCACGGCGGCGGCGATCGGCGACAGCGACGTCTCGACGGTGTGGAACTCGCGGACCAGCCGCAGGCCGTCGCCGGAGTCGGCCACGTAGTACACCGGCACCGACAATGACTGCGTCGCCGGCGGGGTGGTCTCGGTCGCCGACGTCGGCGGCGGGGCCGTCTCGGTCGGCGTCTCGCTCGGCGAAGGCGCCGGCGAGGTGGACGTCTGCGAGGCGACGGGAGCGTCGTCGTCGTTGTTCAGGGCGATCGCGCCGCCCACGATCACCGCGGCCGCCAGGGCCGTCGCCCCCGCGAGCCCGAGTACCACCGGTCGTCGCCACATCGGAACCACCGCCGTCCTCCTCCTGATCCGGGCCAGGCCGTCAGGGCCCGGCTGCGACCGCTCAGCGGCGCGGTGGAGTGCGTCGTGGAGCCGCTGCTCCTCGGGTGTCCAGTTCTCTGGCGTGCTCACCGCTGCCTCCTCACGACCAGTCCGTCATCGCCGCGCGCAGCCCGGCCAGCCCACGTGAGGCATGGCTCTTGACCGCGCCGTTGCTGATCTTCATCGCGCCGGCGATCTCCGACTCGGAGTACCCGCCGTAGTAGCGCAGGACGAGCGCCTCGCGCTGGCGCTCGGGCAGCCCGCGCAGCGCGTCGACGACGGCGTCAGCGGCGGCGCCGCCGACGGCGACCTGCTCGGCGCTGGGCGCGTGGCCGGGCGGCTCCTCCGGATGACGGGCCACCACCCCGCGGCGGCGCTGGACCGAGCGGCAGCCGTGCACGACGGACGTGCGCAGGTACCCGACCGCGGCGGCCGGTTCGCGCAGCCGTCGCCACCTGCGGTGCAGGGCCACGAACGCGTCCTGGACGACCTCCTCGGCGACGGCCTCGTCGCCCTGGAGCAACGTGGCCAGCCGGACGAGGCGGACATAGTGCGCCGCGTAGAGGTCCGTGATCGCTTCGTCGGCCTCGGACCCGGTCCTGTCTTGCACCACATACCCCTACTGACGCGTTGCCGGCGGTGCCGGTTTACCGATGCGCGCCCAACCGTAGGGGATCGGCTCGGTGATCTTCAGCCGAACATGGTCACTCGAGGTCGGTGCCGGTGACCAGGTCGGGGTTGGCGGCGAGGAACGCGTCCATGTCGTCCTCAGCGAGCGCGGTCCACAGCTGACCTGCGCGTTCCTCGTCGTAGACGACGATGCTCTGTGCCCCTTCCATGCCGGTGCCGTTGGTGGGCACCGTCAGGAAGGTCATGTCGTCGGCGCGCAGGTCGCGCATGGACAGCGCGAGGTCGACCATGCCGAACGCGCTGAGCTCCTCGTCGACGCGAGCGGCCTGGCCGATGGCGCCGGCGATGCCGTTGATCTTGCCGGGATCGGTCAGCGTTCCGGACGAGATCAGCTCGTTCATCAGCGCACGGAGGAAGTTCTGCTGCCGTTTGACGCGGTCGAAGTCGCCGCCGGGCAGGTCCTTGCGGTCGCGGACGTACTGCAGCGCCTGCTCGCCGGTGAGCGTGTGGGTGCCGGGCGGGAGCGGGTCCTCGTCGTCGGCGAGGGGGGTCTCCTGGTCGAACGTCAGGGTGACGCCGCCCAACTCGTCGGTGAGCGCCTCGAACCCGTTCCAGTCGATCAGCGCCAGGTGGTCGACCCGGATGCCGGTGAGCTCCTCGAGGGTCTGCACGAACAGCGCCGGCCCGCCGAAGGAGTACGCCGCGTTGATCTTGTTGCGGCCGTGGCCGGGGATGTCGATCCAGGTGTCGCGAGGTATCGAGATCAGGTAGCCGCGGTCGCGGCCCTCCGGGAAGTGCGCCAGCATGATGGTGTCGGTGCGCGCCGCGCCCGGCTCGTACACGTCGACCTTGTCGGCACCGTCCAACCCGCCCAGCAGGAACGTGATGCTGTCGCCGGGCAGCTCGGCCGGGCGCGCGGTCTCGGGGATGTCGAACGCGTCGGGGATCCGCTCGATGTTCGACGACAGCCGGTTCACGAAGTAGAACGCACCGCCGGCCACCGCGAGCAGCAACGCCACCAGCGTCACCAGCACGATCACGAGGATCCGGCGGTTGCGCCGGCGCTTGCGCGGCGGCTCGGCCGGCGTGGCGTCGGTGGACGAGTCGGGCTGCGGGTCCTCGGGCGGGTTCGACATGGCTCCAGAGAGTACGGTCGGGCGGCGACGACGCGGCGAGGACACCCCGCCCGGCGGTGGCCCCTCAGTGAGATGACGCCCGGCACGGCAGGCCGGTTGCACGGGTCCACGACCGCGTCACCTCAGTGCCCTACCATCCAGCTACCCGAACCACCGGAGGCACGAGTGACCCGAGACGCGGACTGCCTGTTCTGCAAGATCGCCGGCGGGCAGATCCCGGCCGACGTCGTGCGCGAGACCGAGCACACGCTCGCGTTCCGCGACATCTCGCCGCAGGCGCCCACCCACGTGCTGGTGGTGCCGCGCGAGCACCACCGCGACGTCGCGTCGCTCGCGGCCGCCGCGCCGGACACGCTGGCCGAACTGGTCCGGACGGCCGCCGCCGTCGCGGCCGGCGAGGGAATCGAGGCGTACCGGCTGGTGTTCAACACGGGGGAGCAGGCCGGTCAGTCGGTGTTCCACGTGCACGCACACGTGCTCGGCGGACGCGCGATGACCTGGCCGCCCGGCTGAGCACAGGGACAAATCCGCATGACTTGTCAGCGCTCACGGGTAGCATTCAACCCATCCACTGAACAGCGCGATCGAGACGGGAAGCAGGCGTGACAGGCCCAGCGAGGCCGCCCATGACGAAGACAGAACAGGCCGAACAGCAGGCCGCCCAGCACACCATCGTCGTACCCACGAGCATCTCCATGGTGAGTCTGCTCGGCTCGGCCGACGAGCTCATCAAGGTCGTCGAGTCGTCGTTCCCCGACGTCGACATCCACGTGCGCGGCAACCAGATCACGATGACCGGCCGGCCGGGCGACATCGCCGAGGCCGAGAGCGTCATCGACGAGATGGTGGCCGTGCTGCGCACCGGGCAGGGCATGACGCCCGAGGCCGTCGAGCGGACGGTGTCCATGCTGCGCGCCCGCACTGGCGAGCGGCCGGCCGAGGTGCTGACCGCCAACATCCTGTCGAGTCGTGGGCGCACCATCCGGCCCAAGACGCTGAACCAGAAGCGCTACGTCGACGCCATCGACCACCACACCGTCATCTTCGGCATCGGCCCGGCCGGCACCGGCAAGACGTACCTCGCGGTCGCCAAGGCCGTGCAGGCGCTGCAGGCCAAGCAGGTCAGCCGCATCCTGCTCACCCGGCCGGCCATCGAGGCGGGCGAGCGGCTGGGCTTCCTGCCCGGCACGCTGTCGGAGAAGATCGACCCGTATCTCCGGCCGCTGTACGACGCGCTGCACGACATGATGGACCCCGCCTCGATCCCGCGGCTGATGACCGAGGGCACCATCGAGGTGGCGCCGCTGGCGTACATGCGCGGGCGCACGCTCAACGACGCGTTCGTCATCCTCGACGAGGCGCAGAACACCTCCGCCGAGCAGATGAAGATGTTCCTCACCCGGCTCGGCTTCGGGTCGAAGATGGTCGTCACCGGCGACGTCACCCAGGTCGACCTGCCGGCCGGCACCACCAGCGGCCTGCGGGTGGTCGAGGGCATCCTCGACGGCATCCAGGACGTCCACTTCTGCCGGTTGAACAGCCGCGACGTCGTCCGGCACCGGCTGGTGGGCGAGATCGTCGAGGCGTACACCCGCTACGACGCCGTGCAGGAGGCGGCGCAGGGCAACGGGCGGTCGCGCGTTCCCGGCCGGCGCCCGTGACCATCGAGGTCAACAACGAGTCCGGCGCCGAGGTCGACGAGAAGACGCTGTCCGACCTCGCCCGGTTCGTCCTCGACCACCAGCGCATCCACCCGCTCGCCGAGCTGGCCGTCCTGCTGGTCGACACCGACACGATGGAACAGCTGCACGTGCAGTGGATGGACGAGCCCGGCCCCACCGACGTGCTGTCGTTCCCGATGGACGAGCTGCGGCCCACGCCCGACGACGCCGAGCCCGAGCCCGGCCTGCTCGGCGACGTCGTGCTCTGCCCCGACGTCGCCGCCACGCAGGCCAAGGCCGCCGGTCACAGCACCGAGGACGAGTTGCAACTGCTGACCGCCCACGGCATCCTCCACCTCCTCGGCTATGACCACGCCGAGCCTGAGGAGGAGAAGGAGATGTTCGGGCTGCAGAAACAGCTGCTGACCGACTGGCGGAACGCCCGAGGAGGCGGCCGCTGATGTTCGCCTCACCGCTGCCCGCCGCCACGCTGGCCGCCGCCGCGGACTCGTCCACCACCGCGGGTGGCGCGTCCACCGTCTGGCTGCTGGTCTCGGCGGCGGTGCTGGTGGTCGTCGCGATGCTGTTCGCGATGTCCGAGGCGGCGCTGACCACCATCTCGCGCAGCCGCGCCGAGGAGTTGCACCGCGCCGGCCGCCGCGGGTCCGACGCCCTGGTGCGGGTCGCCTCCGACCCCGTCCCGGCGCTGAACACCGCGCTGCTGCTGCGCATGGCCTGCGAGGTCGCCGCGGTCGTCATGGTCGCGGTGGTGTGCGAAGAGTACT is from Jiangella alkaliphila and encodes:
- a CDS encoding MFS transporter, whose product is MPETHLPDPRRWKALAFISIAQLMIVVDGTIVNIALPSIQSDLGISDANRQWAITAYALAFGGLLLLGGRIADMWGRKNTFLVGLIGFAGASALGGAAVNELLLYASRALQGAFGALMAPAALSLLAVMFTDGKERAKAFGIFGAIAGGGAALGLILGGALTEYLDWRWVFFVNLPIAAVAYIGTLAQVQEPEGTRNRSPLDIPGTLLGTLGLVALVYGFTRAESESWTESGTVAMFVLTAVLLVAFVLVERKVKAPLLPLRVVLERNRGGVYLSLGLAIIAMFGLFLFLTFYMQAVKGYSPIRSGVAFLPMVAGMIIGSTQIGTRLMTRVPARYLMTPGLLLAAVGMLMLTQMEVDSSYVALLLPAQILLGIGLGTTFMPAMSLSTYGVEPRDAGIASAMINTSQQVGGAIGTALLNTIAASATTAYISANIGGATSPELVQLEGMVDGYTTAIWWAVGILVAAAAIAFAAVNASPDSEQAAFDELDGEGEAAPAMIH
- a CDS encoding TetR/AcrR family transcriptional regulator, whose protein sequence is MGGMATAERRGQPARVDATRNRERIIAAAREAFVEQGPTVPLDAIAHRAGVGNATLYRHFADRHELIHVVASYSLARITEQAESALAEETDAFEALRRFVHRAADERVGALCSLLYEGFDKNDPHVVAARLRMEAVVTELMDNARESAQLRPDVGIGDLMVAITQLTRPVAGTACVHVERFMHRHLQIFLDGLRAPARSELSGTAVTFEELETR
- the hrcA gene encoding heat-inducible transcriptional repressor HrcA; protein product: MSVDDRKLDVLRAIVEDYVATQEPVGSKALVDRHHLGVSPATIRNDMAALEDEGYIAQPHTSAGRVPTDKGYRLFVDRLSTVKPLSSPERRAIQTFLDGAVDLDDVVSRTVRLLAQLTRQAAVVQYPSLSRSTVRHVELVMLAPARVLVVLITDTGRVEQRVVDLPSDADDALVGELRARINALVVGQDFAAVEAQVTELTERFGPEDRATVAAVTATLLSTLIERHEERVAVAGTGNLARYGQEFDHELEPLLSALEEHVVLLRLLGEATSPTPVRVRIGAENAQTGLSATSVVTSGYGPGELALASMGVVGPTRMDYPGTIAAVGAVARYVSKILAAH
- the dnaJ gene encoding molecular chaperone DnaJ; this encodes MPTTDYYEVLGVQKNASSEEIKKAYRRLARQLHPDVNPDPATQERFKEVVTAYEVLNDPRKREMYDLGADPLASGGGAGGNFGGAFSFTDIMDAFFGGTNARGPRSRVRRGQDALVQLKVELADAVFGATKELQVDTAVVCEVCHGEGTAKGATRVTCPTCQGQGEVSQVQRSFLGQVMTTRPCPACQGFGTVNPNPCVECSGDGRVRTRRTLTIKIPAGVDNGTRIQLTGQGEVGPGGGPAGDLYVELAVTPHPVFTRNGDNLHCTLQLPMTAAALGTSVDLETFDGLTTVEVRPGAQHGEIIKLGARGVPKLRGTGRGDLLIHVEVQTPTKIDARQEELLRELAGLRGEERVEGPGAAGGHGNFFTRIRDAFKDGLN
- a CDS encoding 16S rRNA (uracil(1498)-N(3))-methyltransferase, encoding MTAPVFLADAAALRASDVVVLDGDEGRHAAVVRRIAPGEAVELTDGAGQLARCVVVAASKQGLTCEVTERVDVPEPRPRVVVAQAIPKGDRGETAVETMTEVGVDEILPWAAQRCVVRWTGERGDKALRRWRSTAREAGKQSRRAWLPAVGDAMPTTALAGRVEAAALAVVLHEEATTPLGALDLPADGDILLIVGPEGGVAPDELDRLAAAGAVVARLGPTVLRTSTAGTVAAGVVLARTPRWA
- a CDS encoding Gmad2 immunoglobulin-like domain-containing protein; its protein translation is MSTPENWTPEEQRLHDALHRAAERSQPGPDGLARIRRRTAVVPMWRRPVVLGLAGATALAAAVIVGGAIALNNDDDAPVASQTSTSPAPSPSETPTETAPPPTSATETTPPATQSLSVPVYYVADSGDGLRLVREFHTVETSLSPIAAAVNEMLTAPPADPDYTSLWEPGVEVTTAEIGDGAIDVDLSAPPTVGEDADLAAQQLVYTATAAAAAAQLDGSLPVRITVGGQDPSEPLARADQLEVRQLVQLNNPAEGAVVSSPVTVDGEAAVNEANVLWELRRDGEVVDSGFTSTTECCTFAEFSMALDLEPGSYEIVMSEEDVSGGEGRPPMSDSRTFTVE
- a CDS encoding SigE family RNA polymerase sigma factor, which gives rise to MQDRTGSEADEAITDLYAAHYVRLVRLATLLQGDEAVAEEVVQDAFVALHRRWRRLREPAAAVGYLRTSVVHGCRSVQRRRGVVARHPEEPPGHAPSAEQVAVGGAAADAVVDALRGLPERQREALVLRYYGGYSESEIAGAMKISNGAVKSHASRGLAGLRAAMTDWS
- a CDS encoding LCP family protein: MSNPPEDPQPDSSTDATPAEPPRKRRRNRRILVIVLVTLVALLLAVAGGAFYFVNRLSSNIERIPDAFDIPETARPAELPGDSITFLLGGLDGADKVDVYEPGAARTDTIMLAHFPEGRDRGYLISIPRDTWIDIPGHGRNKINAAYSFGGPALFVQTLEELTGIRVDHLALIDWNGFEALTDELGGVTLTFDQETPLADDEDPLPPGTHTLTGEQALQYVRDRKDLPGGDFDRVKRQQNFLRALMNELISSGTLTDPGKINGIAGAIGQAARVDEELSAFGMVDLALSMRDLRADDMTFLTVPTNGTGMEGAQSIVVYDEERAGQLWTALAEDDMDAFLAANPDLVTGTDLE
- a CDS encoding histidine triad nucleotide-binding protein, with the protein product MTRDADCLFCKIAGGQIPADVVRETEHTLAFRDISPQAPTHVLVVPREHHRDVASLAAAAPDTLAELVRTAAAVAAGEGIEAYRLVFNTGEQAGQSVFHVHAHVLGGRAMTWPPG
- a CDS encoding PhoH family protein, translated to MTKTEQAEQQAAQHTIVVPTSISMVSLLGSADELIKVVESSFPDVDIHVRGNQITMTGRPGDIAEAESVIDEMVAVLRTGQGMTPEAVERTVSMLRARTGERPAEVLTANILSSRGRTIRPKTLNQKRYVDAIDHHTVIFGIGPAGTGKTYLAVAKAVQALQAKQVSRILLTRPAIEAGERLGFLPGTLSEKIDPYLRPLYDALHDMMDPASIPRLMTEGTIEVAPLAYMRGRTLNDAFVILDEAQNTSAEQMKMFLTRLGFGSKMVVTGDVTQVDLPAGTTSGLRVVEGILDGIQDVHFCRLNSRDVVRHRLVGEIVEAYTRYDAVQEAAQGNGRSRVPGRRP
- the ybeY gene encoding rRNA maturation RNase YbeY; the encoded protein is MTIEVNNESGAEVDEKTLSDLARFVLDHQRIHPLAELAVLLVDTDTMEQLHVQWMDEPGPTDVLSFPMDELRPTPDDAEPEPGLLGDVVLCPDVAATQAKAAGHSTEDELQLLTAHGILHLLGYDHAEPEEEKEMFGLQKQLLTDWRNARGGGR